The Desulfobacterales bacterium genome includes a region encoding these proteins:
- a CDS encoding NADH:ubiquinone reductase (Na(+)-transporting) subunit D: MAEPKIKELLWDPIFNLNPVTLGVLGICSALAVTGKLQTAVVMTICVTVVVACSNFAISLIRNQVPGSIRIGVQITIIASLVIVVAQVLEAFLFDVSKQLSVYVGLIITNCIVMGRAEAFAMKNAPVPSLLDGIGNGLGYGMVLIVVAFFRELLGSGTLFGFEILKSVNQGGWYVNNGLMVLPPSAFFLIAFLIWAIRTWKPEQNEED; the protein is encoded by the coding sequence ATGGCAGAACCGAAAATTAAAGAACTGTTGTGGGATCCTATTTTCAACCTCAATCCGGTTACCCTGGGGGTGCTGGGTATTTGCTCGGCCCTGGCGGTGACCGGCAAATTGCAAACCGCAGTCGTAATGACCATCTGCGTTACCGTTGTGGTGGCCTGTTCCAATTTCGCCATCAGTCTGATTCGCAATCAGGTGCCGGGCAGTATTCGCATCGGGGTGCAAATCACCATTATTGCATCCCTGGTGATCGTGGTGGCCCAGGTCCTGGAGGCCTTTCTGTTTGACGTCAGCAAACAGCTGTCGGTGTATGTCGGTCTGATCATCACCAACTGCATTGTCATGGGGCGTGCTGAAGCATTTGCGATGAAGAATGCGCCGGTGCCAAGCTTGCTGGACGGCATCGGCAACGGCCTGGGCTACGGTATGGTATTGATCGTTGTGGCCTTTTTCCGGGAGCTGCTCGGATCGGGCACACTATTCGGCTTCGAAATCCTTAAATCCGTTAACCAGGGCGGCTGGTACGTCAATAACGGCCTGATGGTGCTGCCGCCGAGCGCTTTTTTTCTGATCGCCTTTCTGATCTGGGCCATCAGAACCTGGAAACCCGAGCAAAACGAAGAGGACTAG